A single window of Zea mays cultivar B73 chromosome 10, Zm-B73-REFERENCE-NAM-5.0, whole genome shotgun sequence DNA harbors:
- the LOC100277875 gene encoding uncharacterized protein LOC100277875, whose protein sequence is MRRGLESGVAITADGITSPLPLSTGDPIPGVRVWVRGILGENLGV, encoded by the coding sequence ATGCGGAGAGGGTTAGAATCGGGTGTCGCTATCACTGCCGACGGAATCACTTCTCCATTGCCGCTCAGCACCGGTGACCCGATCCCGGGCGTTCGAGTGTGGGTGCGGGGCATTCTGGGGGAAAATCTAGGTGTGTGA